A window of Falco cherrug isolate bFalChe1 chromosome 11, bFalChe1.pri, whole genome shotgun sequence genomic DNA:
ATTACTTCATTACTCACCAGCCCaaatgtgtgctttttttttttttttttccccctggagCTCACCCATATTGATGTTGGCTTCACACATGCAGCCACTCATGTTGCTCCAggtatttaaaaaccaaattaaCCCACTTACTGAAAAAATCAAGTGTTTGAAGAGCTAGGGAAGAGAGGAGTTGCTGTGATGTGACCTACCTCCctggccagggcagccagcagctgcatgcACAAGCTGCAAAGCCCAGGTATGAGGCCACCATGAGGGGCAAAGGGAGCTGCATCTTGCTGCCTGTGTGGAGCCATCACTGACCACACAGCACCTCTGGCCTCGGCAGTTGCACCAGGCTTGCtggtcctgcctgctgccataAGAGCAAGTTGCGTGGGCAGTAATTCTTCCCACAAATGCTCTTCCAGTCAGGGCTGGAAAACTCCATCACGGACTATTAAATTTGAAGTCCCTGAGCCACAAATCCAGCCCTAGACGGAAGTGCTAGACTATTTATACGCTCTTTTATAAGAGCCATGGTAGACCTTTGGCTATCTCTATTGCTTTTTGAACATTTTCCAATCCAGCTATATCCttctgagatggggaaagtAGAAACACACTCGGTGAATTATGGATGTGTAAAAGGCTGTAATGATGTTCTCCCTTTTACGGGCTCCTCTTTTCCCAGTGGTTTTTAACATGCACCTCTCATTTGAACAGCTTTTGGACTATCTAGCAAAACTGAGCTCTTATTCCAGGGAGGGAATAACTTGGTGCACATTTTCAGActataaagagaagaaaataggaaaataatatCTATCCCCATTTAATACCAGCTTCCATTTTATTATCTGCTCACACAGTATCGCAGATTCTGTTCACCCTGAATCAACAATGGCCTTGTTACCACATGTCCTGAGTAGGAGGTGGAAGCTGTGATCTGGAGGGTTGGAGAGGCCAATGCCAGCACCATGGTTTTGCCTGGCCTGGATGGCTGAATCTTCCCCAGAATCCTGCTTTATCCTTCCCATCCTTTCTGCTCATTCTTCATCCTCCCCAGCAGCCGGGGAGGAGTGGGAGGAAGGCAGACAGTGCTGGGGTGTGCAAGGAGGGGACCAAGGTAGCCAGTCTTGGGGATGGAGCAGTGGTGGCCCTGGCCATTTGTGGTCCTGGAGGGAAGTGGCAGCGGCCACGGCAGTGCTCCCTGGCCtggctccccatcccactgcatgCCAGAGTGTGGCCAGGGAGGGCTCATCCCCATGCTTTGGAGCAGCAGTTGATGAGGCAGGAGGTGTGCAGGGGGCAGGGAAGTTTTTCCACCTGCTTCCCCTTCCATCTCCCCAACTCCTGGCAAATGCTACCCCAGTCTCTGGGCTGCCTGGGAGCTCTTGGCCTTGTTCCTGGGGGACTGCGGGCAGGATGTTGAGCAGCTGTGGCTTGTCCCTCACCCTCCGGGAGGGGGTATGAATGGGACCATGCACCCAAGGCAGCTCCATCCTCTCTGCACGGAGCAAAAGCTTCTTGTGTGCAGCAGAGGGAGGTGAGATGTGCAGCACGATCAAATGAAGAGCAAATTCTTGATGTCCTGAATACTTACAAGCCAGTGTGGTATCAAACCCTCTGGGGTCTAAACCCTTTTGTCCCACACTGACAGGctggaatagaaaaaaaccaaatgccTCTTTTCCTATCCTCACCTTTCAGCAAGAGCAGCCTATGGGCTGTTCTTggggccccccagccctgcccacagcaggatTTGCAGGGCCAGTTGGGTTGTGGCGTGACAAACTGCTCAATGAGGCTTTGAAAGGCTTTGCCTTATCTGCTCATCCTTGCCATCCATAACTGGTCCCACACACTTGTTGTGCCACTCAGTTGAGGTCCTGCCGCCCCAGGCCATCTGCCTGCCGGCAGCACTGCCGGTGGCCCCATTTCCCTGTGCTCCGTCCTGAGCACTGGGACTCAGCCTGCTGAAATCCCCATCGAGGTGGGATTAACTGGGCACTGTCTGGGGCTCAGATTGCTAGCAAGGTTTTTTGCCTCCCCTCTTGTTTAACTTGATTTTTGTGACGTTAGGCAGAGAACAAAGCTTTGTAGACAACAAAAGTGGGATGGGGTTGGGAGGATGGCATGGGCTATGGCtgtgtgcctgggctggggggttTCACTGTACTGAGAGCCCTGTGTGGGTGCAGGGTgagggcagtgctgctgctgtggtgcccagcagtcctgctgcagcccctggccccagcacagTGAGGGCTGCTCCCCACCCAAGTGTCTCCCTGCTGCTAGATAGCCACAGGTTGCCCACACTGGAGAACCTACCCGAGCACCAGTCAGGGACTTGCTTGCCAAAACACCAAGGCTTGGTGCCATGGAGCTCCTAAGGGAGTGCAAGGTGTCTTCAGGGGCCGAGTAGCTGATTTAACTCCTAGAAGGCTTCATGCCAGGTGAATTGGTTTTGCTAAGTGTTCGGGGGACTGCTTTGCCCTGCTTAGGATAAGAGATAGCCATGCTTCTCTGCTCAGCCTAACACTTCAGGCATGATGAAAGAAGAGCAGCTTAAGGACCTATTAGCAACATGGCTGGTGGCCAGGTGTGGGTTGAGGTGAGGTGCAGTATATAAAGAGCATCACAGCACATAAGAACCTTCCATCTCTCCACTGTCATGTCTAGGGAGGGAGTTTGCCTGGGCTGTGAAAACAGCCTGCAAGAGAAGAGCTGCCAGTGTCTCCAGCAGCATCATGCCACCACCCAGCagagggatggggctgggagcccaTGGCCACCCAGCTCAACCTGCTTTGACTAACTAAAATAGAGGCCATCGTGACCAGGCAATTCTAatttctgcagcctgtgagGGGAAACACAGACCCTTCAGCAGTCAAGTCCTTGTGGAGCAGCCCTTGCCCTATACCCACCTCCTTCAGTCTTTCGCAGACCTTGCTGCCCCATGGAGATATTTCCCAGCCTAGAAATGGGGCCAGTGAATGCTGGAGGACTACTGCCAGATGTTCCTGAAGGGGCTTTCCTCTCTGGGTGACAACACTGAGGGGTCCCCACCAGCTTTAGCCCTGCTTGATGGCAGGAGCTTGGGTTTCCAGGGGAGAGCAAAGCAGACAAAAGGCAGCCAGATCCGCTAGCTGAGAAACCCTCGGGAAGAGGCAATATTAAATCATGGCACCGTTTCAAACGGATCGTCTCACCAGATTGGCTTTGTGAAAGCCATAGCAGCATCCAGATGCAGGAGCAACAGCCCCAAgcctggggagagggcagccctgccctggtgaCCCAGACCCCTACCTGGTCCCAGCTCCTACAAAGGACACAtggctgcctcccagcccaggcCACGGCCCCTGGCGCAGGCAAAGCAGAGGCCCAGGGAGGAACAGAAAGCAAGATCCTTTATTGTACACAGTACAGAATGTAATGCAGCTTTGCAGGAGATACATAGCCCTGCTCGAGTAAAGGTTATTTCGAATCAGTCCTCAGATTAACCCCTTCTGCACTGTAGACCTGCCACACTGAGCAAATGGTTAAAaccctgtccccagggctgggctcccGCAACCAAACGCTCCCCACAGGTACAGGCCACGGCAGCCACCATGGCAAAAGCAACCGAGTCTACCCAGAGTTAATCTTCATACTTccccaaaaaaaagaattaatcagtcaaaaaaaaaaaaaaaaaaaagattcaaccAAAGCtaactaagagaaaaaaaaattcctataCAGCATTTACAACAAAAACATGTAGCCAGTGGAAGTAGGGGGATAGGCAGATATGGATATATGAGTGGTGAAGGAGTGGTAAGAGGTGCAGCAGGGTACCCAGGAGAGGGGTGAGGGACcccaccctccctgcccaccacagccttacAGCCCAGCTCCGAGGCCGTGCCAAGCAAGGGGAGAGCGCAGCTGAGCTGGCACCGGTAttcagccccagctcccccaggaaAGAGGACTCAAGCAGTGAAATGGAGTGGACCAGATACTTCAGCAACcatcccagggagctgcaggcaccAAGGGCTCCCCCCACAAGCATGCTAGGAGGAGAGCCGGAGGGGGGCATCCTCAGGGGCTCTGGGAACAGCAGCCAGTCTGCAAAAAATAGCTTTaccttaaaatacaaaaaatctacaaaaatcagtttagaaacttttttttttctcctgctaaaacatcaaaaaaaaaaaaaaagaaaaaaaaaaaggagggagataGTGTCAGGGTCTCCCCTCCCTTGAAATGCAACCCATGGCCCACAGCCAGAGCTGAGGAGTAAGAGGGGCACAGAGAGGACCTTGAGGGGCTAGGAAAGCATTATTTCAGGTTATATCACGAgagtggggcagggaggagagggtcAGGAAGAAGGCAGAAGGCTCCTCGGGGTTGGGGTAGGGTGCTGCGCACATCAGCCCCGGGGTGCTGGCCCAGGTGGCTCCCCCGCATCCCTCCTCTGTGCAAATCAAAGCCCTTTCCACCACACAAGGCAGCTACGCGGATTGTGCTTGATGCAAAGCAGATTGTCGTGACAACTGGCTAGGCAGCCATGCTGGCTCAGCCCAGTCCCGGGGCGCTGCTGGAGCCATCAGTCCCCGCGGTGCTTGCGAGGAACGGGGCCTAGGTCAGAGACTGCGTCTTTAGCTCCCGTCACCCCAAAACATCATGCTGATGCTTGGCAGGAGGTGCCAGCGACAGACAGTTCTACGCACTAGCCCTTGGACAGTAAGGGTGGGAATTCAGCAGTGGCACACACGGGGCATTTTAGATTCCTCCAATTTGTGTGCACGCGCatgtggtttgttggtttgttttgtttttttttcctcgtgAACAGcaacaagtatttttttagaaaaccgTATTTGCCCAACATAGATGCGCTAGTGCTCGTGGCTCTGCCAGCTGGCCGAGTCAGTAAGCGAAGCCCTCCGCGTagggaaggctgctgcagggatCCATCTCCAGGAGGTATGCTGGGCTGTCCTCGAAGTGCGTCAGTGGCACTGTCTCCTCCTCGGGCACCGGGCAGTCTGGCTCCGTCTTCAGGAAAGGGCGCTGGTTGTCGGGGTAGGCCATGGAAAAGAGGGCATCAGGGTCGCAGACAAACTTATAGACGTACCGCTCACCAGCCACctgcgaggaggaggagggcatgAGAGGTGCCTTGCaccttcccccctgcccagggaaTAACACACACAGCATGACTGACACTGGACCTAGCCCCCACTCCTCCTGTGCCCCAGAATGTTGGGGTGACAGCAGAGGATGGTGACACCCTCGGCTCCCCTTCCCCATGGCAATGGGGTCACTCGCCTTCTGCATGATGCCCTTCTCATAGTAGTAGCGCAGGGAGCGGCTGAGCTTGTCGTAGTTCATGGCTGGTCGGTTCTTCTGGATGCCCCAGCGCCGTGCTACCTGTGGGGAGAGAGGCAGCACCATAAAGGCTCCAGCCAGGGCTTGGACCTGGATCCTTGAGGGAAATCACAACTGAAACATGGGGTAGGGGCTTGTTtctgggggctggagcagacAGAGGTGAAAATGTCACCACAGTCCCAGAGCAGTTCCCCGCCTGCTGTGACAAAGCTCCAGCTCCAAGCGCTGGCTGCCACAATGCTGCCGCTGCCAAACCGGGGGATGAATCAAAAGACATTTGATTAGGGGAGCCTGCCAAAAAAGACACTTCAAAAAACCACAATTTCCATGCACTGCATAAGAGATATTATGGGTAATTACCCACAATGCGCAGCTCAGCACTACAGCTGCTTTCAATTACTGCCCAAACAGCTCCTTCCTCTGTGTCAgcctcctgcagagctgcagggctcGGGCACAGCACCGCGCCGGCACAGAGCTGCCACCAGGGACCCAGGGCAAAGGATCGGAGCCGTCTGGGAGGGACACAGCCACGGCTGAGCAGCAGGTCTCAGCAAGACATCCGAGGCATACAGAGGCCGGTGGCCCCCGACACCTCCAGAAGCAAAGCACGTGTCgtgccaagaggcagcagaggagatTAAAGGCAAATTTGTACAGCTGCTGAGCGTGGATGAGTGGCTGGCTTTTCCCTTTTGCCTTCAAAAGCTGCCCCTGTGTCTCACTTCAAGTGAGCATGAGCTGCTGTGTTGTGTGGGAAGGGTCTTCCCGCACCCTGCGCCCCAGGCTCACCCCCAGCCActccagggctgcagccccagccccagcacgcCAGATGCCCCTGTACCTCTTCAGGCTCGATCAGCTTGAACTCCATGCCCCGGCCAGTCCAGGCGATGAAGTGGGCATTGGCAGGGTCGTCCAGGAGGGTGACCAGAAACTGCCAGAGTTGCAAGGATCCACGCCGCTGGTATGGAGGGCCCTCGCGGTACAGGGTGGGCTCCTGCTTCACTTTACCTGCCCGCACCGAGACACAGCTGACTAATCgccctggctctgcccctctcccaGGCTGTGCCATCCATCAGGGGACATGGACGGCAATATTGGGTTCACCCCTGTGTGGGACGCCCCCGTGCAGAATCAGGCCACAGGGCTGGAGAGTGGAGGGGTGGTAGGGATGGTGCTGCATGCAGGCAAGGCAcagggtgggtggcagggacagggctggagaGTGATGCCAAGCAGCTACATGGGACAATGCCCTGCAGCTCTCAAGAGCAGCATGCCAGCACAGCATGGCCTTAAAAGCCaactgctgcagagcctggccccagaCCTCCCTTCCATGAGCCCTGGTCACCCCCCAGGCCTCCTCTGGGGGTGAATTCTTACCCTCCAGCCTCTCTGGTACCACGCATGTGTCATCAAAATACAATCGTGTGTCCTTTTCATATGAAAATCCTAGGGAGGAAGAAGATTTTTCGTGAGCACAGGGCCCCTCCACCACCCCAGCCAGACCCCAGAAAAACCCTGGCTCGGCCCAGTCCAGCACCAGGACCCCATCCCCCAGTGCCATGAGCAGACTCATCCCCAGCTATCTCAGTGGCATTGCACTGGCTTGCCAGGTGAATGCCATGCAGCTCTGGCACCCTCTCACCCTGGGGAGATGGGGGAACCAAAACTCTCAGCAGCTACATTGGCCACGTTGTCCCAGCTTATGCAACGCAGTGCTGCACACtcgcgggggccgggggctgcatGGCACAGGCCCTATTTTTAGCAGCAGCGCGGGTGCTGCTCGCGTGTGGGCCCTCACAGACGTTTTCAGggtgcccagcagctctgccagccacGAGGGGGGTCTGCCTACCCTGAGagagggatgggatgggacacaCCAGGGATGCCCATGAGCGGGAGGAGGCTGGGGCACACTCACCGTCATGGCTGCTGGGGAAGACACCCCCTCGCAGGTACGAGGACTGACAGTTAGGCACTTCTGTGAGGGACATGAAGGTGGCATTAAGGACATGCATCCTGTGGGTCCCAACAAGCACTCAGCAGCATCTTCCCATCCCTCAGCACATCCTACAGCCAAGTCCAGGCATCTCCCCCTGAACTAccacacccacccccagcccctacCCCCTAAGTTTTGGGGAAAACCAGTACAAATTTGGGAGGGCAGAAGCACTGGAATGAGCACTGGCAGAAAGGTGTAAGTCAGCTCAGGTTTTCACTATGTTATTCTGGCCCTCCAGAAAGGGAGGCATCGCTGCGCCTCCCCTGCCATCTGCTCAGCTGTGCCACCCTCCATCCCGAGGTCAGGGTATTTTTAGGTCCTAAGGCGATTAGAGGATTTTTCCGTGATGCTGGTGGGGTCCAGCAGCCAGAAATCACAGCTGGTTCCAGGCCAGGGCTCCAGGGGGACCCGCCGGGTACTGCAGGGCACCCCAGCCTGCGGCTATGGCACAGACCACGCCACGCAGCATCTGGTGAATGCCTGCTCTATCCCTCCTGCTttgaaaaaggaaggggggCAGTGAaaccaggagaagcagcagcctggcgCTGCAGAAGCCCTGGGGTGATGCGGCACCTGCTGCCCGAGGCTCAACCCTGTGCCTGCCACGCTGTCTGTGAGCTGCAGATGGCAGAGATGGCCCTGCTACCCCGGCTGCTGCTGATGTAACCCGCACCGCCCCCGGGCAtccagctgccccccagctcGTACCCACCTGAGTCAATGCAGTAGTCCCGGGGCTCCTGCTTGATGCCCACAGGGGGCTGGAAGCCGTGGCCAGGGGGGCCAGGCAGGCCGGGGCCACCGTGCTCATAGAGCGGATCATGGTACTCCTGCTTGAATCCctgaggggggcagggggcagcagggccaagGGGCTCTGACAGCTGCCGGTGGTAGACGGGGCGGCTGTCCCCTGGGACCCCAGACTGTGGTGGGAAGGGGTGGCAGGGCTCAGACAGCTGCCTCTGAAacctggagggaagagggacaCAGCATGAGCGAGGGGTGGTGAGGTCAGCCCTGCCAGCATGCTGCCACCCCAGACCAGGACCCTGATGCTCATTCGGTGCCCTCAGCCCAGGGTGGTTTTGGGTGGCATTGTGTCCCACCCGCAGCAGGCTAGGACAGTTCCTCAGGAGCATGACCACCACGAGGAGTTGTCCCATGGGGACCGAGTGGGCTGCAAGAGAGCCCTGGCCCCCTCCAAGCACTGGAGACCCCCTGCCAGAGAAGCAGGACAGCACGTGGGTCACCACGGTAAAGTGCTGTGCACCTCAGGTGATGGCAGCGTGGTGCTGCAGTGGGGATATCTGGATAGGAGTGGGAACAGGATACAAaccccagcccacgacagtaATATCTCTGTAAACCTGTAAAATCTCCCCCCGGTGtggtgggcagagctgtggggccTGGGGAATGATGCACCCAGGCAGGCGCTTACGCAAACCAAATCTGCTCCGCAGCTCCAGCCGGCCACTAATCCGCCTGTGCAGCTGGGATTAAACCTTGAACTCTGTGGCAGGGAGCACTATTTTTGGCTCTGGGGTGCTGCCACCACCGGCTTGAGTCCCAGCATGGTCTCTGCTGGTGGCAGTGGACAAAGGACTATCTCGAGGGGGTGCTGCCGCATCCCCTCGTCCTCCAGCACCTTGAAAGGCGATCTCTGATCTCCGCACCTGGCTCCTCTCAGCGAGCCATACACCATTTGGCTTTGTAACTGGAGCCCTCCCAGCTGCCGGGCTGGGATTACTCCATTTCCGAGCCGTGTCCCTCTGCCCTTCCTGAGTGAAACCCAAGCCCCACGCTGGCATGGCGCTTCCCAAGGGGTCACGGCCAGCCCCCCACATAGCTTGAAGGTTGCCTGGAGCAGTgccctgctttgctggggaGGGATGCTTGCCCACTGCGGGCACATCACAAGAGATTCCACGGCCCAGCTGTATGGCTTTGTTGGGCTGCCACGTCCGGCCCCGTGCCCATAGGGGACACACAGGCAGCCGTCACCACAAAGGGAATCCAGGAGGCCACAAGCAAAGCTGGAGGTCGACTGCAACCTGTGCCATGCCACCTACGGATAACATGGGCAAGCCTGGGGTGAGGGAGAGGACCGGCAAAGCCTCTAGGGACACAGGGGTGATGGGAGATGAAACCACAACTTTGagaggaagcagggagcagggtCTCTCCCTCCACAGCCCCAAAAATCACAGGGATGTCATGTGATGCACAGAGGAGCCAAGGAGCAACCCTCAGCCCAAGGGTGCTCGGGGGCAGGACAGGGATGcttgcagctccccagcccagcagggctcagcttggatggcagagctgcagcaggtggaAGAGAAAAGAGCAGGAGACCTGACTCAGCACCATCACCCGTTGCCACAGGGATGGATGCAGGCGGCAGCCTCTGCCTCCCTCGCCTTTCTCAAGGTGGAGGCAAAGGTTCTGCCTggtgtccctggggctgggaagaACGGGTCCGCATTAGGAGGCAGCTGCCttatggggggaaaaagccATGAGATCTCAGTGGGAAGCAGAAATTTTGCCACACTGGTTTACAGGGGATCCCAGGCAGCAATGCCTGGCCCAAAGTCTGCAACCGCAGCATGGGGACAAAGGGACGGacatccctcctccttccccatgcTGAGGCCACCTATCCATTTCAAGAGGGCGAAAGTCTCCATAAACACCCGCAAGTCACCAGTGCTCGCTTGGGCAGGGGAAGTCTTACCTGTGCTCGGTGGGGTATTGGTTTTCAGACATCATCTTTGGCATGTGCATGGGTGGGTGAGGCGGCCGTGGCACGGCGAAggtctgctgcctctgctcctgcagcggGTGCGGGGCAGGGGCCGCCGCCACCCcatgggcagctgcctgcacagctgagGCCGGCGGCGGCAGGGCCGATCCCTGGTGCGCAGGAGACACTGGCGTGGCGGGCGGTGTTAATGGCTTGAACCCGGCAGGGGGCTTCCTGTCATAGGCACTGTGGAGGGAAAAGGGGCCGGGGGCTGATGGTGACGCTACCAAGGACATCTCTGTGTGGCAGAGCGACAGACAAGCAAAACTAGTCCCCACACTGCAACCCAAGGGgtctgaaggcagcagccactCCCATGCTACCTACCAGCAGTTGTAGAGGCACTTGTCCCCATAGCCAGCACAGAGGGCCTGCTCGTGGCTGCAGGACGACAGCTCCGAGGAAGGGCTGTGCAGCTCCCGCTTGATCTTTGCCGGAGGTGGAGCATGCAGGACCACTGCAACAAGACAGAGGAGCATACAGGCTCACCCACACaggaggtgtgtgtgggggggtgctGACCCCTGGGGAGCTTGGTGTGCTTGGGTGCTCTTGGCTTCGGAATCAGGTGCTGAATTACCCCCCTGGGAACATCAGGCAACCAACCCATGGCAGGATGGTGCCCAAGCAGACCCTGACATGCTGGTGGACAAGCTGGAGTGGCAGGGTGacttctgcagggctgggcagggctgggacagtcCCACTGGCCCAAGACATTGCTCACGGAGGGGGAGATGTTTCCCACTGGGATCCAAGAGGGGAACAGGCAGCTTGACAACAGCCATGGATGAGACACATGCCCAGGCTGGGCCAAAAGCCCCTCAATGAGGTGAGATGAGCCCAGGCATCACAGGCAGAGGAACGAGGGGTCTTGACAGCCTGGAGCTCTGAGAGCTTGCAAGCAGGACACAGTGACCCACTCGCCCTCACAGGAACATACCCAGTTCCCGATTAGCTGGCCAGAGAGTCAGCAAGCAGCTAGATGGGATCCACCTTCCCCCAGCCAAAGTAATCCAAGAGGACCCAGTCCCAGGGTCTCACAATCGTATGAGTTCAAGTGCCAAAGGTCCCACTAAAAGCAAActcttcccagccccctgcaagCCCACTCACTATATATAATTCTAAACCTAGTAATATATACTTAAcctaattaatttctaaaagcagGTGCTCTAGGAAAGGGAAAGCGCCTCAAAGATCTTTACCTAAATAGTGCCTGCAGAGGAGAGCCAAGACTAATCGGAAGTGGAATATTAGCTTCATGCAAAGCCGAAACACAGTGGAGAGGAGCAAATAGCTCCAGGACAACTGTTCACAGCTTGCCAGGTAATTAGCTGCTCCCCTAATTTGTCAAAACCTTTAAAGAGCTGCTGACTCCCCTCTCTACCAgtgccccttccccaccccccacccccggcaaGGGCCCAGCACAGCTGGTACCAAGGGCATACCCCCCCCGGAAGATCTGAAACACAAAGCCCAGCGctgagccagcacagcccctcaCACGCCTTCCACCCGCTCCCAAGCCGGATTtatccccctcctccttccccccacgGCGAGGTTGTGCCACTCTCAGCATTTCTAGCCTTAACGGGGGGCCGGCGCAGCGGCGGCAAAGCCCGGGCGCCCCACGAGCCACGGGAAAGCAAAGGGGAACTGGCTTTGGAAGGGTTCCAGCTGCCTATCGCGAGCATGTTTCTCCCTAACAGGCTCCGTGTTGTTGGAGCGGGTTGTTTTTCCGCCAGTCGTACAATGGGGTCTGGTtattcattggaaaaaaaaaaaaaaaaaaaaaagaaaaaaaaagtctccgAGCGGGCACCACCCTCCATTCACAAACAGTTTGGAGCGCTCCATTCATgtggctgggggcggggggggggggggaaattcCCCAGAGCTTAGAGCTGCCATtcaag
This region includes:
- the ETV5 gene encoding ETS translocation variant 5, which produces MDGFYDQQVPFMGPGKACTEEGRGRPGSDRKRKFLETDLAHDSEELFQDLSQLQEAWLAEAQVPDDEQFVPDFQSDNLVLHAPPPAKIKRELHSPSSELSSCSHEQALCAGYGDKCLYNCCAYDRKPPAGFKPLTPPATPVSPAHQGSALPPPASAVQAAAHGVAAAPAPHPLQEQRQQTFAVPRPPHPPMHMPKMMSENQYPTEHRFQRQLSEPCHPFPPQSGVPGDSRPVYHRQLSEPLGPAAPCPPQGFKQEYHDPLYEHGGPGLPGPPGHGFQPPVGIKQEPRDYCIDSEVPNCQSSYLRGGVFPSSHDGFSYEKDTRLYFDDTCVVPERLEGKVKQEPTLYREGPPYQRRGSLQLWQFLVTLLDDPANAHFIAWTGRGMEFKLIEPEEVARRWGIQKNRPAMNYDKLSRSLRYYYEKGIMQKVAGERYVYKFVCDPDALFSMAYPDNQRPFLKTEPDCPVPEEETVPLTHFEDSPAYLLEMDPCSSLPYAEGFAY